From the Schistocerca piceifrons isolate TAMUIC-IGC-003096 chromosome 2, iqSchPice1.1, whole genome shotgun sequence genome, the window CATATTAAGAAATGGAATGACTACTATGAAATAATCCATGAATCAGATTTTCTTACATCTTTACACACTGTAGTGTTCTTTTTACATGTAGTTATAAATATCAACAGTAACTGAACAGTAAATACAAAATATTACCAGACCTGAGTCTCTGTGAACTATGGACAAAACTCTATAAAACATACAAATTTTTCCTGATATGCAATATAAAAGCAAGGTTTTACAAAATATGGGCAAAAATAACAAATACTCCAACAAACACACCTATGATGTAGTTTTGAAAACATAAACACCATGTGAAAAAATCAGTACCAAACAACCAGTACAAAAAAAAGTAATGTACACCCTAATGATGTAGAAGACAAGAGAACGTACTATTAAAAATGCTAATTAATTTTACCACCAAACAACCAATACAAAAATAGTTTACGCTCTAATGATGTAGAAGACATGAGAACATACTATTAAAAATGCTAATTAATTTTACTTTATGGGCACAATATCAGTTGACCTGTAAAACACAAGCAAACTCAGTTGTACATGTTCACACTTGAAAATAGATCCTGTATACCTCTGGGTACCACTTTTTAAATGATTGCCTGTAGAGAAATTACAAAGGAAATATTTAGCTAAATATCTgtggatataaatataaaaatacagccaGCAGTATCAAAAACTAATTATGAATTAAATGTCATAATAACAGTTTGAATTAAATCAACTCTGTAAATGGGAAACCTACCAATGAATTGAATAATATTACATAACATATATTGCAGTGACTAAAAATTGAACCAATTTAAAAAATACCAGAATAATATTACAGGAACTTATTATCTTCAATGTTCTACCACATGGAATTAGGAAAGGACATGTTTAAGTTGACAATTTTGGTCAAACAAGacctactttgaaaaaaaaagtagcAAATAAAGTGATGTGGTATAACAATAAAAAGGTAAACATAATTATCTTCCATAGCTATGATCTCACTGCCCTTACTGCAGCTCTTACGGTAGTACAAAACCTACTGAAATATATTTTCTTCATACCTCAATTCTGAGAACGAAATGTGTGTGTTTGGAATGTTATTACATCCACAGTTTAACGTAAATGCCCTAACTGTCAACAAGCTGTAGGTGGTAATTGTGGCTCATCATATTGCTTTGAGAAAGAAGCTTTCACTTGCTGAGGCAGCAAAGTGTACTGATATTCTGTATTCAGTTTGTAGATGTCAACAGGAGTTTATAGAAACTTTCACAAATCTTTTTACTTTAGCAAAAAGCTGCTGCAAGAATTTGTGACCCATAATAATATGCCAATGTATAAGCAACGCTTAGGAAATATGATAAGCATCCAAAATGTAAGGGAGAGTATTCAGTAGAAAATTTAATCCTGATGTACTGAAGTCATATATTaccattgaaaaacaaaaaaataacaagaaatataaaaatgatgTTCCAAGTTGTTGTAGCAAGTACCCATTTAATTTGCCATTTACTAGTTATGTCTCTGTCCTGatgttacacacatgaaaaaatCAATAAACATTACGATATGTTAAACACTTTATACAGCCATATAACTTCAATTAGTCCCTGACTTTCTAATGTTAACACCGATACAGTACTGGAAGTATTCACCTTGAATCACTTCTGAAAACATctgtattaacacacaaaaatatttattatattgaCAATTAGGGTATGTCACACAAAACAATTCAAAACTTTGAGAAAATATTGGTCTTAGTTTTTCTTAAGCAATCTGACAACTTCAGTTGCTATTTCCTTATGTTGATTTTTAATTGCTACTTGCACCAGGGTGTCTCCTTCTTCATTGCGGCAGTTGGTAATTGCTGCAAATTCCATAGTCTTCCTTTCTTTCAAAGACTGCAATTCTTTCAAGTGTCCAGTTTTACCTTTCTTGAATGCTTGaaagaaatcagtaacagactGCAATAGCTTGACGGTGTGGCGATGAGCTCCATTGTCAGCAAAGGACAAGGGAGTTTCTTTGCTCTCACTTTTGATGTCATAGGATGCTCCGTGTGAAAGCAGGGCACATACAATTTTGTAATAGCCCAATTTCGCTGCGTAATGCAACGGTGCCAGCAGAGTTTTTCCATGAATCATATTTACAGCAGCTCCATTATCAAGAAGAAAATTGACGATGCGAATGTGTCCTTCACAGATAGCGTGGATAAGTGGTGTTCCAAACTTGACACTTCTACAGTTTAGGACTGCCCCATTGTCCACACAGCTTTTCACACGGTCAACACTCCCTGCTTTGATAGCAGGAAATAATTTCTCCGTTACGTTTAAGACAACGATGAGAGGCAAGTTGAGCCGCATGATGGTATAATCTTTAAGCGATAGGCTCTTACCGGATCCGAATGGAATGTTGACGTCTATGTAAGCTCCACTGTCAAGCAGACGTTTTGTAATGGTAACATTGCCTGACTTGACCGCTATATGTACTGGCAACTCATCCTTTTCATTTCGAGCATTTACTAGAGCTCCGCTGGCAACAAGAGATTTCATTACGTCCACTCTGGAATGTATGTCGTTATCTTCGGAGTCGGTCAGCGGAACGCCAGTTTCGGCGACGAAATGTATAGGTGTCCACTTGGCTTCGTCAGCAGCATTTACGTTTGCCCCTTTCTTCGTGAGGAACTCAACAACGGCAACATGTCCACATGCAGCGGCAAAATGAAGTGGGGTGCTGTTCCTAGCATCGGTGCAGTTAACGAGTGCTCCGTGAGTGACCAGTAACTGCACTATCTCCAAGTCACCGTTTACAGCAGCCGTATGCAGAGGCGTTCTCCCGTTTTTGTCACACACATTAACATCAGGCTTGCCCTGAAGCAGAGCTCGAACTATATCTGGAGAGCGGTTTTCGACTGCGGAATGCATGGGACTACTTCCGTCTGTCGCTCTCTCATTCACATCCGCCCCATCCTTAATAAGCTGTTTAATCACATTGATCGATCGGTCGCATTTTATTGCCACATGTAGTGCACTGTAACCGTCGTTAGTCTTGATGTTAACGTCTGCGCCGCGTTTTACCAAGATGTGTGTCACTAGGAAATGTTTCCTGATAACCGACACATGCAGTGGCGTTTGGCCAGTGAAAGACTTTGCATTAATTTTCGCTCCTCTATCTAGCAGATTCGTCACTACTACAACATTCCCACGTCTGCAAGCCACGTGCAGTGGCGTTAAACAGTTTGGACCTGCAACGTCGAACTGCGCTCCTGACTGGAGCAACAACAATGCACTGTCTGTCTGGTCAGATTTTATAGCAAGGAAAAGTGGCGTCATTTTCTGTGCGTCACAGGCATCTATATCTGCGCCAGCTCTTATAAGTCTACTGACTACACTCGCTCCGCCTTCGGCAGCAGCTACGTGAAGCGGTGTGGCACCTAGAGATGTCGCACTATTAACTTTAGCTCCCGCATCAATCAGTGCACATATGATTACGAGATGATTTGTCTCGGCCGCGATGTGCAAAGGTGTCACATTAGATTCTATCTGAGAATGGTATGTCACACCTATCGATCCAGCGTTTACATCGCATCCATATTTGACAAGTTCTTTAACAATATGAACATGGCCCCAGAAAACCGCGACGTGTAGCGGCCTTACCTTACAATCGTCTTCGACATCAATATTTCCACCTTTTCGAATCAAATGCACAAGCTTCTCCAACTCACCACTACCTGCAGCGTAATGAAGGGCACTGACGCTTTTGGCAGACATAGTGCAACACTTCACTCGTAACACCACTCACGAACAGTTCACTAACGTCTTATTCCGCAACACGCGCACCAATAACTACCATGAAACCAGTGTTACGGTACCGGTAAAGTACAAGTAGATCTCTATTGTGTCAGTACCTAACAGGCTAAGCAACACTGCGGCATGTAGAGAATTGGAATGTACTTGGCTGTAATTTAATATCTAAAATTGCAATGCAACTAACTATTTGTCCTACAGCAAACCcataatatacaacatgaaagAAAGTAATTGTTTTCAATGCCACTAATAAACGGCTATTACCTTATTGCAGAATTTCATGCATGTGAAATTTCGCGGTTCACATTACAGTGTTGGTACTCTGCAGACTTTCGTCGGAACCTTCAAGCTAGCGACGATGCGCAGCAACCCAAGATCGACTACGGGGAAACCCCGATACGAGAAACGACTGCAAGACTTACACAGTATCGATATATCGATGCCTCTATCGCAAACTCGGTATGTTGCTGCCACAAACTGTTGCTGTGGTCGACGTTACGACACGCGAGAAATTTATGAAACGTATTAACAAGTATTTCGAACGCTGTTACTTGGTAAATGTCGGCCAAGAAAAAAGAAATGCTATGTTTAGCAGCTGTGGGATTTGTTTTCCAATGCTTTTATTGGGAGATGTTGGCTGTTTAGAGAGGAAGGGCCCGGACCTAAACTATCTGCTAATTTCTGGAGTAGGCTATGTAATTTTAGAACTATCTTTGACCAGCTAAAAAATTAAGTAGTTTTCTGCATCTACAACAATCCTCTGTGAACTATTACGAAGTGTTGAGCAATTGCCGTTCCATTCGCTGTGCTGAAAGACTGCTTTAATGCCTCGCGATGTAATTAATATAATCCTGTATGTTCAAGATTCTGCACATACCGGTAAATGTTcatcaactaataataataataatttgtttataccAGTGGTAAGTACATCGCTTTAGCATAACTACAAAAAATTGCAATCGAGAGAAATAATGGTACATCATTTGATAAACACTTGTCCGaaaatttgagaaatacatttGTTAAGCAATTGATTTACGACTGCAACAGCAATAAACTCTTCAAGCATGCCGTAATTTACACGATATAACATCAAAGTGTGCTCTTAACATATCAATTTTTCACGTATTAACACTatgtttgggaacacaaaacaaaacaaaaacatttacaaaaaaatctacaggaatcggacacttcccttgacctataaagGTCAACCACATTTGACATTACAAAAACACCACAAACCTACAGCAAAATCTACGAAaattggaattggacatttcccttgacctatatagctgaaCCACAGCTGACGGTACCGAAACACCAATGCCTACAACTAACACTACGAAAATTGGAATtggtcatttcccttgacctatataggtcaaccataaCTATTGATACCAAAACGacaacacctacaactacgaaatgaaaaccaaaaccacaacaccCCAAAAATTTActaattaaaacacattcaatgtACAATAAATACACAAGACATCACTACTCGAGAAAACTAGACCCAAAAAAAACGATTATTTACCACCAAGAAATTCTGGTGCTGAAGAGTAGTTTGGCCAtgccaaacacatacacacacacacacgcacacacacacacacacacacacaaaagggtgCACGCTGACACCGCCACATGTACCCGAGATGACAGAACTCTTGGTCAACCTCATGTTCTCGCGACAAATATTACACTTCACAATCTCAGCGATTAGCCCAAGTAACTAGAGCTATTTAATAAGGGACAACAAGTCCTCCCCCATCTCCGACCACAACATAGCACTGTTATATTTCATCGCCCTATCCATATCTAACAGCAGAAGCCACACAATAAATTAAACATCTTACCGCACCACAAACACAAACCAATAACACCTAACGAAAAcgccaaacacataaacaaaaaaaaattaattgataaccaCTGAAAACCTTACATTCCGAACAACAAATACTGCCGACGACTTCACACATCCAACACCAAGGCTCAAATAAACTCAGTACAAAAGTTACAttcagcacatacacacacaccaccaGAGGGTGCCTTCAAACACAACaacatgacatctacaaacacaaccaactaaTAAACTCCACGCCGTAATAATGTCACACACTTaaatcatgggtcaaagcagacggatgCTTCCAttgacctgtagctgtaggatgcCAACAGATCAGATGGCGGGGACAGAACCTCAAGCAAGCTATTGAAACGTACCCTGTTCTGAACACAACTAGGTAGTAAtttctagaattccttgccattttcaaGATAATTAATTTTGGTGCTAGTTTATCCTTAGAAAGTTAAGACGAGAGATTTAGAAATTGATGTGTGTCAAACTATAAATGATTTTATTAAGATGTTCTGTAGAAGTGGGAGGAGGGTGTTCATGTTCCACATgactccatcccccccctccccccctacataTTGGATCCCCACCTACATGTTCCATTCATACTGCCAATTACttctatttggtaagtgacccatAAAGTTTACTACCCAGTGCCAGTATAATCTTGGATGGGTCATACAAAGGTTTTGTGGGTAATCTTTGTAGACAGATTGCACTTATACAGCAGCTTATCATGTTTTACACACTACTGAGCCTATGTggccattccatttcaaatcacaatTGTTAACCCAGGTATTGATATGAGAtgtctgattccagttgtgactcccTGACGGATAATATAGTCACAGGTTACTGTGTTTTTGCATTTTGTTAAGTGCACAATTTTAGATTTTTAaacattcaaagcaagttgccaacATTTATACCTCTGTGACAttttatcaatatctgactgaatatttgcacaGTTCTTTTTAAAAAGCAGTACCTATTATTTCAGTAGAGGTAACTCCACCAGCTGCAAAAACTCTGAATGTACTATTAATACTTTCTACCAGTTTCAATTAACATACAACTTGCACAACAAAGATATCAACACACTTTCCTGGAACAAACGAGGAGCTATTGCTATATCTGTCACTGATGCTCCACCCAAGATAACTTACTGTGGTGTCCCTACCAAGAAATTCTGACACCAGTCACAAATTTAACTTGATATTCCATATGATTCTTAAAGATTGCTGTTTCCTGTACTGGTTATCAAATAACTGTCAAATTATTTGACTATTGTTAGCAGAAACAACCATGTTTAAGAACTAGATTAATGCTGTGCATCCACCCTGCAACAAACCATATGGTTTGGCTTTCATTAATAAGTGTTGTATGGACCAAGTCAAATGCTCTTCTGGCATTGGAAATTGTGCATCCACCTGATTCCTTTGACCCACAGCTTTCATGATGTCGTGAGaggagggcaagctgagttttgcatagTTTATATTTCCACATCCATACTGAGTGGCATGAAGGTGATCATTATCTTAGAACTGTATCATTACATTtatatatgatggtagtatctgtttccgaaagaacagttaccgtggatgaccatgcagctttgctagaaatgaaatgataattaaatggacaccctagctgcaaacaggcgttgatgtacttcattggggacacgttgaaaatgtgtgcccaatgaagtacatcaacgcctgtttgcagctagggtgtccatttaattatcatttcatttctagtaaagctgcatggtcatccacggtaactgttcttttggaaacagatactaccgtcatatatagttaaaatatggcttcccagccattgaccttcttgtgcgaacgaacacgctatgcccgaactcgtacgggacttggtagattaatctgccacgagtaatgagtatgatgggcaaacatctattaggcgcactacgaatgtagtggtgtggacat encodes:
- the LOC124776915 gene encoding ankyrin-1-like, coding for MSAKSVSALHYAAGSGELEKLVHLIRKGGNIDVEDDCKVRPLHVAVFWGHVHIVKELVKYGCDVNAGSIGVTYHSQIESNVTPLHIAAETNHLVIICALIDAGAKVNSATSLGATPLHVAAAEGGASVVSRLIRAGADIDACDAQKMTPLFLAIKSDQTDSALLLLQSGAQFDVAGPNCLTPLHVACRRGNVVVVTNLLDRGAKINAKSFTGQTPLHVSVIRKHFLVTHILVKRGADVNIKTNDGYSALHVAIKCDRSINVIKQLIKDGADVNERATDGSSPMHSAVENRSPDIVRALLQGKPDVNVCDKNGRTPLHTAAVNGDLEIVQLLVTHGALVNCTDARNSTPLHFAAACGHVAVVEFLTKKGANVNAADEAKWTPIHFVAETGVPLTDSEDNDIHSRVDVMKSLVASGALVNARNEKDELPVHIAVKSGNVTITKRLLDSGAYIDVNIPFGSGKSLSLKDYTIMRLNLPLIVVLNVTEKLFPAIKAGSVDRVKSCVDNGAVLNCRSVKFGTPLIHAICEGHIRIVNFLLDNGAAVNMIHGKTLLAPLHYAAKLGYYKIVCALLSHGASYDIKSESKETPLSFADNGAHRHTVKLLQSVTDFFQAFKKGKTGHLKELQSLKERKTMEFAAITNCRNEEGDTLVQVAIKNQHKEIATEVVRLLKKN